TGCGACCGATCTTGTCGGAGAGATTGCCGACGAATGGAATCACGAACACGGCCACCATGTTTCCGATAACCGGGATCCACAGATAGACGTCCTTGGCAAACCCGATTCCGTAAGCCGGCTGGACCGCATAGGCCGCGCCAAAGATCGTCGCAACGACGGGGATGACGTTCATCAAAGCCATGCAGATCACCCGGAGCATGTCGGGCCAGCTCAGCTTGATGGCCTGAACAATGGGCGCCCGCGGCGTTTCTCCCCGCTCGCCCTCCCTGGCAAAGGCAGGGGTTTCATCGACTTCGCGACGAATGATGTAGCCGGCAACGATGACGAAGAAGCTCAGCAGGAAGGGAATCCGCCAGCCCCAGCTGTTGAAGGCCTCCGTCGGCATATAGGCCGCCAGCGGCAGGAAGACGGCTGCGGCCAGAATTTGGCCGGCCTGCACGCCCTGAAGGGCGAAGCTTGCATAGAAGCCGCGCCGACCGAACGGCGCGTGCTCCAAAATCATCGAGCTTGCGCCGGAGATTTCGCCGGCAACGGCAAAGCCCTGGATCAGGCGAAGGATGACCAGCAAAATCGGCGCGAGGATGCCGACCTGCTGATAAGTCGGCAGGATCCCCACCGCCATGGTCGAGATGCCCATCAGGAACATGCAGACGATGAGCACGGTCTTGCGGCCATGGGTGTCGCCCCAATGTCCGAGGACGAAGGCGCCGATCGGCCGGGCCACATAGCCGACGCCATAGGTCGCCAGCGATGCGACGATGGCGACCGTGGGATTGTCCGATGGGAAGAAGATCTGCGGGAAGATCAGCGACGCCGCGGTCGCGTAGATGAAGAAGTCATAATATTCGAGAGCCGACCCGATCCAGCCGCTCGCAGCGGCCTTCCTCGACTGGCTCACCTGATGGATTCCGGTCATCCTGAGAGTCCTCCAAATGGGTTTGCTGGTGTCCCGTGGACGGGCTTCTTGGAAAAACTGGGCAGCACTCTCCGCGCGCTGTGCGGGCTTCCCGCAAGCGTTCGTCACTGCCGATAGGTGCTTGATTGACGCGACAATAGGCTTTCGCCGGGCTAACACAATTACCCAGTTATGCGATAAACCTAACATGATGTTATCAGGACAAAACGGCCGGACGGCGGTCGTAGTCGCTGACAGCCTCGAAAACTATTCCGGCGGATTGAACGTTCGCACGAAATAGACGGGCTCCCTGCCCTTTCCGAGGCGATAAAGCTGCGCCGGGCGGTTCGGGCCGCGCCGCATCTTTGCCACCGGCTCGATCATGTCGGCAGACAGGATGC
This DNA window, taken from Bradyrhizobium manausense, encodes the following:
- a CDS encoding MFS transporter translates to MTGIHQVSQSRKAAASGWIGSALEYYDFFIYATAASLIFPQIFFPSDNPTVAIVASLATYGVGYVARPIGAFVLGHWGDTHGRKTVLIVCMFLMGISTMAVGILPTYQQVGILAPILLVILRLIQGFAVAGEISGASSMILEHAPFGRRGFYASFALQGVQAGQILAAAVFLPLAAYMPTEAFNSWGWRIPFLLSFFVIVAGYIIRREVDETPAFAREGERGETPRAPIVQAIKLSWPDMLRVICMALMNVIPVVATIFGAAYAVQPAYGIGFAKDVYLWIPVIGNMVAVFVIPFVGNLSDKIGRKPPIIVGALLSGLLAFLYLYAISIKNVPLAILVSLLMWGVVYQGYNAIFPSFYPELFPTRTRVSAMAISQNIGTTITALLPALFATVAPPGSANIPLTVGTIAFGITVIAAMAAVTARETYRVHIDDLGNPTAVPMARADYERQRAEAASGAAAIPT